A single genomic interval of Orcinus orca chromosome 19, mOrcOrc1.1, whole genome shotgun sequence harbors:
- the NSRP1 gene encoding nuclear speckle splicing regulatory protein 1 isoform X2, giving the protein MKQTKLEIQKALAEDSTVYEYDSIYDEMKKKKEESNPKLLLGKDRKPKYIHNLLKAVEIRKKEQEKRMEKKIQREREMEKGEFDDKEAFVTSAYKKKLQERAEEEERERRAAALEARLDVTKQSDLSGFYRHLLNQAVGEEEVPTCSFREARSGIKEEKSKGYSDEVSSEDRTTPHENCIRQTVVKVEENPDADSDFDAKSSEDDEMEEDNKVNCRREKGTETLKNDSRHHRSHTHSRSSSEEREHGTKYHTKSSKSRGHEKREDQHQERQSREDNYYTDRDYQKEKKDSHRHREASYRDSHWKRHEQEDRLRGRDQRERNDREWKREKDREKYPSREQERDRQRNDYDQHIEKGGEKEEKSKEKEEHMKARKERYENSDKYRDRENREVSVQSSERNQERKESPNSRAKDRFLNQERANKMRNMEKDKERNPEKPSSSETSLGAKHRFTEKCQGTGKEQETPHETVNKFAKRSNEETVMSARDRYLARQMARVNAKTYIEKEDD; this is encoded by the exons CCCAAGTACATTCACAACTTACTAAAAGCAGTTGAGATCAgaaaaaaggaacaggaaaaaagaatggaaaagaaaatacaaagagaacGAGAAATGGAAAAGGGAGAATTTGATGATAAAGAGGCATTTGTAACATCTGCTTATAAGAAAAAACTGCAAGAGAGAgctgaagaggaagaaagagaaaggagggctGCTGCACTTGAAG CACGTTTGGATGTAACCAAGCAGAGCGATCTCAGTGGATTTTATAGGCACCTATTAAATCAAGCAGTTGGTGAAGAGGAAGTACCTACATGCAGCTTTCGTGAAGCCAG gtctgggataaaagaagagaaatcaaaGGGATATTCCGATGAAGTAAGTTCAGAAGACAGAACAACACCTCATGAGAACTGCATTCGCCAAACAGTTGTGAAAGTAGAGGAAAACCCAGATGCAGACAGTGACTTTGATGCTAAGAGCAGTGAGGATGATGAAATGGAAGAAGATAATAAAGTGAACtgcagaagggaaaagggcaCAGAGACCTTAAAAAATGACTCCAGGCATCACAGAAGTCATACCCACTCACGGTCATCTAGTGAAGAAAGAGAGCATGGTACCAAATACCACACAAAAAGTTCCAAGTCAAGAGGACATGAGAAAAGGGAAGATCAGCACCAAGAGAGACAATCCAGGGAGGACAACTATTACACTGACCGTgattaccaaaaagaaaagaaggattcCCATAGGCACAGAGAGGCCAGTTACAGAGATTCACACTGGAAGAGGCATGAACAAGAAGATAGACTGAGGGGAAGAgaccagagagaaagaaatgatagGGAATGGAAAAGGGAGAAAGACAGGGAGAAATACCCCTCAAGAGAacaagaaagagacagacaacGAAATGATTATGACCAACACattgagaaaggaggagagaaggaagagaaaagcaaagaaaaggaagagcatatgaaagcaaggaaagaaagataTGAAAACAGTGATAAATACAGAGATAGAGAAAACCGAGAAGTAAGTGttcaatcttcagaaagaaatcaagaaagaaaggaaagcccAAATTCTAGGGCAAAGGATAGGTTTCTTAACCAGGAAAGAgccaataaaatgagaaacatggaaaaggacaaagaaagaaacccagaGAAACCCTCTAGTTCTGAAACATCACTGGGAGCAAAACACAGATTCACAGAGAAATGCCAAGGGACTGGCAAAGAACAAGAGACGCCACACGAGACAGTGAACAAGTTTGCAAAGCGGAGCAACGAAGAAACTGTAATGTCAGCGAGAGACAGATACTTGGCCCGGCAAATGGCACGGGTTAATGCAAAGACATATATTGAGAAAGAAGATGATTGA
- the SLC6A4 gene encoding sodium-dependent serotonin transporter isoform X1, translating to METTPLNSQKELTAYVDGEDCQGNSVLQRGVPVPGDKAESSQISNGYSAVPSPSAEDTQHSIPAATTTLVAEVHPGERETWGKKVDFLLSVIGYAVDLGNVWRFPYICYQNGGGAFLLPYTIMAVFGGIPLFYMELALGQYHRNGCISIWRKICPIFKGIGYAICIIAFYIASYYNTIMAWALYYLISSFAAQLPWTSCKNSWNTGNCTNYFSEDNVTWTLHSTSPAEEFYTRHVLQIHRSKGLQDLGGISWQLALCIMLIFTVIYFSIWKGVKTSGKVVWVTATFPYIILSILLVRGATLPGAWRGVLFYLKPNWQKLLETGVWVDAAAQIFFSLGPGFGVLLAFASYNKFNNNCYQDALVTSVVNCMTSFVSGFVIFTVLGYMAEMRNEDVSEVAKDAGPSLLFITYAEAIANMPASTFFAIIFFLMLITLGLDSTFAGLEGVITAVLDEFPHIWSKRREWFVLSVVITCFFGSLITLTFGGAYVVKLLEEFATGPAVLTVALIEAIAVYWFYGINQFCSDVKEMLGFSPGWFWRICWVAISPLFLLFIICSFLMSPPQLRLFQYNYPQWSIILGYCIGTSSFICIPMYITYRLIITPGTLKERLIKGITPETPTEIPCGDIHLNAV from the exons ATGGAGACCACACCCTTAAATTCCCAGAAGGAGCTAACAGCATATGTGGATGGAGAAGACTGTCAAGGAAACAGTGTTCTACAGAGGGGTGTCCCTGTCCCTGGGGATAAGGCGGAGTCCAGCCAAATCTCGAATGGGTACTCAGCAGTTCCAAGCCCCAGTGCAGAAGACACTCAGCATTCCATCCCGGCTGCCACCACCACCCTAGTGGCTGAGGTTCATCCAGGGGAACGGGAGACCTGGGGCAAGAAGGTGGATTTCCTCCTCTCCGTCATTGGCTATGCTGTGGACCTGGGCAACGTCTGGCGCTTTCCCTACATCTGTTACCAGAATGGAGGTG GGGCATTCCTCCTCCCCTACACTATCATGGCCGTTTTCGGGGGGATCCCGCTCTTCTACATGGAGCTCGCGCTGGGCCAGTACCACCGAAATGGATGCATTTCGATATGGAGGAAAATCTGCCCGATTTTCAAAG GGATCGGTTACGCCATCTGCATCATTGCCTTTTACATCGCCTCCTACTACAACACCATCATGGCCTGGGCGCTCTACTACCTCATCTCCTCTTTTGCGGCCCAGCTGCCCTGGACCAGCTGTAAGAACTCCTGGAACACTGGCAACTGCACCAACTACTTCTCCGAGGACAACGTCACCTGGACACTCCACTCAACATCCCCTGCAGAAGAATTTTATAC GCGCCACGTCCTGCAGATCCACCGGTCAAAGGGGCTCCAGGACCTGGGGGGCATCAGCTGGCAGCTTGCCCTCTGCATCATGCTGATCTTCACTGTTATCTACTTTAGCATCTGGAAAGGTGTCAAAACATCTGGCAAG GTGGTTTGGGTAACAGCCACCTTCCCTTACATCATCCTTTCGATCCTGCTGGTGAGGGGGGCCACCCTCCCCGGAGCCTGGAGGGGAGTTCTCTTCTATTTGAAACCCAACTGGCAGAAACTCCTGGAGACAGGG GTGTGGGTGGATGCGGCCGCCCAGATCTTCTTCTCTCTCGGTCCTGGCTTTGGGGTCCTGCTGGCTTTCGCGAGCTACAACAAATTCAACAACAACTGTTACCA AGACGCCTTGGTGACCAGCGTGGTGAATTGCATGACGAGCTTCGTTTCAGGATTTGTCATCTTCACAGTGCTGGGGTATATGGCTGAGATGAGGAACGAAGATGTGTCTGAGGTGGCCAAAGATGCAG GCCCCAGCCTGCTCTTCATCACATATGCGGAAGCCATAGCCAACATGCCGGCATCCACGTTCTTTGCCATCATCTTCTTCCTGATGTTAATCACACTGGGCTTGGACAGCACA TTTGCAGGCTTGGAGGGGGTGATCACAGCCGTGCTGGATGAGTTTCCACACATCTGGTCTAAGCGCCGGGAGTGGTTTGTGCTCAGCGTGGTCATTACCTGCTTCTTTGGATCCCTCATCACCCTGACTTTT GGAGGGGCCTATGTGGTGAAGCTGCTGGAGGAGTTTGCCACGGGACCCGCAGTGCTCACTGTTGCCCTGATAGAAGCAATTGCTGTGTATTGGTTCTATG GCATCAATCAGTTCTGCAGTGACGTGAAGGAAATGCTTGGCTTCAGCCCTGGATGGTTTTGGAGGATCTGCTGGGTAGCCATCAGCCCTCTGTTTCTCCTG TTCATCATTTGCAGTTTTTTGATGAGCCCACCACAGCTACGACTTTTTCAGTATAATTATCCTCAGTGGAGCATCATCCTGGGTTACTGCATAGGAACCTCATCTTTCATCTGCATCCCGATGTATATAACTTATCGGCTGATCATCACTCCAGGGACACTTAAGGAG CGTCTTATTAAAGGTATCACTCCAGAAACACCGACAGAAATTCCCTGTGGGGATATCCACTTGAACGCTGTGTAA
- the SLC6A4 gene encoding sodium-dependent serotonin transporter isoform X2: METTPLNSQKELTAYVDGEDCQGNSVLQRGVPVPGDKAESSQISNGYSAVPSPSAEDTQHSIPAATTTLVAEVHPGERETWGKKVDFLLSVIGYAVDLGNVWRFPYICYQNGGGAFLLPYTIMAVFGGIPLFYMELALGQYHRNGCISIWRKICPIFKGIGYAICIIAFYIASYYNTIMAWALYYLISSFAAQLPWTSCKNSWNTGNCTNYFSEDNVTWTLHSTSPAEEFYTRHVLQIHRSKGLQDLGGISWQLALCIMLIFTVIYFSIWKGVKTSGKVVWVTATFPYIILSILLVRGATLPGAWRGVLFYLKPNWQKLLETGVWVDAAAQIFFSLGPGFGVLLAFASYNKFNNNCYQDALVTSVVNCMTSFVSGFVIFTVLGYMAEMRNEDVSEVAKDAGPSLLFITYAEAIANMPASTFFAIIFFLMLITLGLDSTFAGLEGVITAVLDEFPHIWSKRREWFVLSVVITCFFGSLITLTFGGAYVVKLLEEFATGPAVLTVALIEAIAVYWFYDQTGDPKPLLWRNSRAVTLSESQGIGGQSSSSLGQSISFSFG, translated from the exons ATGGAGACCACACCCTTAAATTCCCAGAAGGAGCTAACAGCATATGTGGATGGAGAAGACTGTCAAGGAAACAGTGTTCTACAGAGGGGTGTCCCTGTCCCTGGGGATAAGGCGGAGTCCAGCCAAATCTCGAATGGGTACTCAGCAGTTCCAAGCCCCAGTGCAGAAGACACTCAGCATTCCATCCCGGCTGCCACCACCACCCTAGTGGCTGAGGTTCATCCAGGGGAACGGGAGACCTGGGGCAAGAAGGTGGATTTCCTCCTCTCCGTCATTGGCTATGCTGTGGACCTGGGCAACGTCTGGCGCTTTCCCTACATCTGTTACCAGAATGGAGGTG GGGCATTCCTCCTCCCCTACACTATCATGGCCGTTTTCGGGGGGATCCCGCTCTTCTACATGGAGCTCGCGCTGGGCCAGTACCACCGAAATGGATGCATTTCGATATGGAGGAAAATCTGCCCGATTTTCAAAG GGATCGGTTACGCCATCTGCATCATTGCCTTTTACATCGCCTCCTACTACAACACCATCATGGCCTGGGCGCTCTACTACCTCATCTCCTCTTTTGCGGCCCAGCTGCCCTGGACCAGCTGTAAGAACTCCTGGAACACTGGCAACTGCACCAACTACTTCTCCGAGGACAACGTCACCTGGACACTCCACTCAACATCCCCTGCAGAAGAATTTTATAC GCGCCACGTCCTGCAGATCCACCGGTCAAAGGGGCTCCAGGACCTGGGGGGCATCAGCTGGCAGCTTGCCCTCTGCATCATGCTGATCTTCACTGTTATCTACTTTAGCATCTGGAAAGGTGTCAAAACATCTGGCAAG GTGGTTTGGGTAACAGCCACCTTCCCTTACATCATCCTTTCGATCCTGCTGGTGAGGGGGGCCACCCTCCCCGGAGCCTGGAGGGGAGTTCTCTTCTATTTGAAACCCAACTGGCAGAAACTCCTGGAGACAGGG GTGTGGGTGGATGCGGCCGCCCAGATCTTCTTCTCTCTCGGTCCTGGCTTTGGGGTCCTGCTGGCTTTCGCGAGCTACAACAAATTCAACAACAACTGTTACCA AGACGCCTTGGTGACCAGCGTGGTGAATTGCATGACGAGCTTCGTTTCAGGATTTGTCATCTTCACAGTGCTGGGGTATATGGCTGAGATGAGGAACGAAGATGTGTCTGAGGTGGCCAAAGATGCAG GCCCCAGCCTGCTCTTCATCACATATGCGGAAGCCATAGCCAACATGCCGGCATCCACGTTCTTTGCCATCATCTTCTTCCTGATGTTAATCACACTGGGCTTGGACAGCACA TTTGCAGGCTTGGAGGGGGTGATCACAGCCGTGCTGGATGAGTTTCCACACATCTGGTCTAAGCGCCGGGAGTGGTTTGTGCTCAGCGTGGTCATTACCTGCTTCTTTGGATCCCTCATCACCCTGACTTTT GGAGGGGCCTATGTGGTGAAGCTGCTGGAGGAGTTTGCCACGGGACCCGCAGTGCTCACTGTTGCCCTGATAGAAGCAATTGCTGTGTATTGGTTCTATG ACCAGACTGGTGACCCCAAGCCCCTCCTTTGGAGAAACTCCAGAGCTGTTACTCTCTCTGAGAGTCAAGGGATAGGAGGACAGTCTAGCTCCTCTCTTGGTCAGTCAATCTCGTTCTCTTTTGGATGA